A stretch of the Athene noctua chromosome 35, bAthNoc1.hap1.1, whole genome shotgun sequence genome encodes the following:
- the CAPNS1 gene encoding LOW QUALITY PROTEIN: calpain small subunit 1 (The sequence of the model RefSeq protein was modified relative to this genomic sequence to represent the inferred CDS: inserted 1 base in 1 codon) has protein sequence MFLVKGLLGGGGGGGGGGGLPGNIGSVLGGLLSGGGXGGAGGAMGVLGGVISAISEAAAQYNPEPPPPRTHISTVDANESEEVRQFRRLFAQLAGDDMEVSPTELMNILNKVVTRHPDLKTDGFGLDTCRSMVAVMDSDTTGKLGFEEFKYLWNNIKKWQCIYKQFDTDCSGTIGAQELPGAFEAAGFRLPPPLWGVLGRRYGDEGGSLDFDNFISCLVRLDAMFRAFKSLDRDGSGQIRVSLQEWLQLTMYS, from the exons ATGTTCCTGGtgaaggggctgctgggggggggtggcggtggggggggcgggggaggccTCCCTGGGAACATCGGCTCGGTACTGGGGGGGCTGCtgagcggggggg gggggggcgccgggggggccatgggggtcctggggggcgTCATCAGTGCCATCAG TGAAGCGGCCGCCCAGTATAACCCCGAGCCCCCA cccccccgcacccacatcTCCACGGTGGACGCCAATGAGAGCGAGGAGGTGCGGCAGTTCCGGCGGCTCTTCGCCCAGCTGGCCGGGGAC GACATGGAGGTGAGCCCCACCGAGCTGATGAACATCCTCAACAAAGTCGTCACCCGCC ATCCTGACCTGAAGACGGACGGGTTTGGCCTTGACACCTGCCGCAGCATGGTGGCCGTGATGGAC AGCGACACGACGGGGAAACTCGGCTTCGAGGAGTTCAAGTACCTGTGGAACAACATCAAGAAGTGGCAG tgcaTCTACAAGCAGTTCGACACCGACTGCTCGGGGACTATCGGGGCGCAGGAGCTGCCAGGGGCCTTCGAGGCTGCAG gtTTCCGGCTGCCCCCCCCGCTTTGGGGGGTCCTGGGCCGTCGCTATGGCGACGAGGGGGGGAGCCTCGATTTTGACAACTTCATCAGCTGCCTCGTGCGCCTCGACGCCATGTTCC GTGCCTTCAAGTCTCTGGACCGGGACGGGAGCGGGCAGATCCGTGTCAGTCTCcaggag TGGCTGCAGCTCACCATGTACTCCTGA